In Streptomyces venezuelae, the sequence GCCTCGTCCGCCGACTCGTAGGCGACGGACTTCACCAGGGACATCTGCTTGAGCTCGGACTCGATCTGCTTCTTCTGCTCGTCGGTCACCGCGCCCTTGGCGCAGGTGGTGACGCCCGAGGAGGCCGTCGTGGAGCCGTCGGCCTTCTTGGCTGCGGCCTCGCTCGCCTCCACCGCGTCCTGCTTGTTGCAGAGGTAGATGGAGACGTTGGCCTTGTCGTACCAGTAGCCCTTCATCTTGCTCACCTGCTCGCTCATGAGCATGGAGCCACCGAACAGGGCCAGGGAGAGGCCCACCGAGATGATGACCGCGAAGGTCATGGTGAGATTGCGACGGAGACCGACGCCGATCTCCGACATGACGAACTGGGCGCGCATTGCGTCTCAGGGACCTTTCAGTGCTGGTAGCCGTAGACGCCGCGCGACTGGTCGCGCACGAGTCGGCCCTGTTCGAGTTCGATGACGCGCTTGCGCATCTGGTCGACGATCTGCTGGTCGTGGGTGGCCATGATCACCGTGGTGCCGGTCCGGTTGATCCGGTCCAGCAGCTTCATGATCCCGACCGAGGTCTGCGGGTCGAGGTTGCCGGTGGGCTCGTCCGCGATCAGCAGGGCGGGGCGGTTGACGAAGGCGCGCGCGATGGCCACGCGCTGCTGCTCACCGCCGGAGAGCTCGCCCGGCATCCGCTCCTCCTTCCCGCCCAGACCCACGAGTTCGAGGACCTGCGGTACGGCCTTGCGGATCTCGCCCCGCGGCTTGCCGATGACCTCCTGGGCGAAGGCCACATTCTCGGCCACCGTCTTGTTGGGCAGCAGGCGGAAGTCCTGGAAGACGGTCCCCAGCTGGCGCCGCATCTGCGGAACCTTCCAGTTGGAGAGCTTGGCGAGGTCCTTGCCGAGGACGTGCACCTGGCCGTGGCTCGCCCGCTCCTCGCGCAGGATGAGCCGCAGGAAGGTGGACTTGCCGGAGCCGGAGGAGCCGACCAGGAAGACGAACTCGCCCTTCGCGATGTCGAGGGAGACTTCTCTGAGTGCGGGACGGCTCTGCTTCGGGTAGGACTTGGAGACACTGTCGAATCGGATCACGGGTGCACCACGGTCGCCGGGAGTAGGTGTGCGTGACCATACGCGAACGGGCGCGAGGTGTGGACCCGGCCTCCGGACTTGCCCGATATATCCCCTGGTGCGGGTGCCCGGGATCGCGATTGCCCGGACGGGCCGCGCCGAATGTCGGGGAAGCTGGCACAGTGGTAGGGGGAACGCTCCGGTTCCCCGCGCCGTTATAGGCAGCAGAGACCGAGGGGACGAGAGGAGGAGCGCATGACATATGACCGGCTCGTGTGCGCGAACTGCGCCGCACCCGTCAGCCAGGGCCGCTGCCCGGTGTGCCGGGCGAACCGGGAGCGCCTCCAGCAGGAGGGCCCCTTCTCCGGACTGAACCCCGTGACGCTCATCGTGCTCATGGTGGTCCTCGTGACAGCTCTGGTCCTGGTGGCCCAGCACACCACCTAGGGCCCGGCACACCACCCGGGGCAACCGGCCCGGGCCCGGCACACCGGCCGGGCCGCGCGGTAGAGGTGCCCCGCGGGGCAGGCCTCGTGCCACGTACCGATCACCCACACGAGAAGGGCCCGGACACCCCTGGTGTCCGGGCCCTTCCGCGTCGTCCGCGGGTACGGGGTGGTTACGCGGTCTGCTCCTGCTGCTTGCGCCAGCGGATACCGGCCTCCAGGAAGCCGTCGATCTCGCCGTCGAGCACCGCCTGCGGGTTGCCGACCTCGAACTCCGTCCGCAGGTCCTTGACCATCTGGTACGGGTGCAGGACGTAGGACCGCATCTGGTTGCCCCAGGAGCTGCCGCCGTCCTTGAGGGCGTCCATCTTGTCCTTCTCCTCCTGGCGGCGCCGCTCCAGCAGCTTGGCCTGGAGGACGTTCATGGCGCTCGCCTTGTTCTGGATCTGCGAGCGCTCGTTCTGGCAGGAGACCACGATGCCGGTCGGGATGTGCGTGATGCGGACGGCCGAGTCCGTGGTGTTGACGCCCTGGCCGCCGGGGCCCGAGGCGCGGTACACGTCCACGCGCAGCTCGGCCTCGTCGATCTCGACGTGGTCGCTGGTCTCCACGACCGGGAGCACCTCGACGCCCGCGAAGGACGTCTGGCGGCGGCCCTGGTTGTCGAAGGGCGAGATGCGCACGAGGCGGTGGGTGCCCTGCTCGACGGAGAGCGTTCCGTAGGCGTACGGGGCCTTGACGACGAAGGTGGTCGACTTGATGCCGGCCTCTTCCGCGTACGAGGTCTCGTAGATCTCGGTCGAGTAGCCGTGACGCTCCGCCCAGCGCAGGTACATGCGCTGGAGGCGCTCGGCGAAGTCGGAGGCGTCCACGCCGCCGGCCTCGGCACGGATGTTGACCAGGGCCTCGCGCTCGGCGTACTCGCCGGAGAGCAGGGTCCGGACCTCCATCTCGTCCAGCGCCTTGCGGACGGAGACCAGCTCGGCCTCGGCCTCGGCCAGGGTGTCCGCGTCGTCCATCTCCTGGGCGAGGTCGAAGAGCACCCCGAGGTCGTCGATGCGCCCCCGCAGCGTTTCGGTCTTCCGGACCTCGGCCTGGAGGTGCGAAAGCTTGCTCGTGATCTTCTGGGCGGCCTCCGGGTCGTCCCACAGGGACGGCGCGGCGGCCTGCTCCTCAAGCACGGCGATTTCTGCCCTCAGCTTGTCGAGGTCCAGGACGGCCTCGATCGACCCCATGGTCGAGGAGAGGGACTTCAGCTCTTCGGAAACATCGACGACTGCCACGGGTCCAGCGTAGCCGGTCCCCGGACAACGCCGTCCGGGCAGGCCGAATCACCCGTACTGATGAGGGATCGTACGGGCGTACTCTCTCCGTATGACCGTTCTCCTCGTCAAGCGCCGCCATGTCGACCACATGCGTGTCACGACGACGAGCTGTCCGCCGCCGGACCGAACCCAAGCCTGATCCACCACGATCCGACTTGGTCCTGTACGCGGCACCCGCGGTCCCGGCACCATCCCCGTCGGAGACCCTCCCCGCCCGCGGCCCCCGCCATCACCGGGGAACAGGACCCCGTGACATCCGAAACGGAGCCGTCATGCCGTCCGCGCACACTCTCCCGGTCCTGGACCTCTCCCAGGCCGACGACCCGGCCCAGCGGGCCGATTTCCTCAAGCAGCTGCACGCAGCCGCCAGGGACACCGGTTTCCTCCACCTGACCGGGCACGGCGTCACCGCCGCCGAGAGCGCCCGCATCCTCGAAGTGACCAAGGCCTTCTTCGCCCTGCCGGAAGCCGACCGGCTCGCCGTCAGCAACCTGAACTCCCCGCACTTCCGCGGCTACACCCGGATAGGCCACGAACTGACGGGCGGTGCCTCCGACTGGCGGGACCAGCTGGACGTCGGCGCGGAGCGTCCGGCGCCGGTCGTGGGACCGGACGACCCGGCGTTCCTGTGGCTGGAGGGCCCGAACCAGTGGCCCGACGCCCTCCCCGAGCTCCGCACGGTGGTCCTCGACTGGCAGGCCCGGCTCGCGGCCGTCGCCCACCGCCTGCTGCAGGAGCTGCTGGTGTCGATCGGCGCCCCGGCGGACTTCTTCGACGAGGCCTTCGCGGACCGCCCGCACCTGCACACCAAGCTGATCCGCTACCCGGGATCGGCCCCCTCCGGCGCCGACCAGGGGGTCGGCGCGCACAAGGACTACGGCTTCCTGACGCTCCTGCTGCAGGACTCGGTGGGCGGCCTCCAGGTGGTCCGGGACGGCGGGTACGTGGACGTGCCGCCGATGCCGGGCGCCTTCGTGGTGAACCTGGGCGAGCTGCTGGAGATCGCCACCGAGGGATACCTGACGGCGACGGACCACCGGGTGGTCAGCCCGCCCGGCGCGGTGGAGCGGTACTCGGTGCCGTTCTTCTACAACCCGCGGCTGGACGCGGTCATCGAGACCGTCCCGGGCGACTACCTGCGTTCCGCGCCCGGTGTCGCGCACGACGAGTCGAACCCGCTGCACGCCGAGTACGGCCGCAACGAACTGAAGGGCTGGGTCCGCGCCCACCCCGCCGTGGCGCGGCGCTGGCACCCGGAACTGGCCTCGGTGTAGCCGTTCCGGACCGTGTGACGGGGTGGACGTATCCGTCGCGCGGAGCCTTCCGGGCTCCCCCCGGACCCGCGGGTCCGGGGGCGGGACCCCCGACCGCGGAGGCGCCGCGCGACGCTACGGAACCCGCGGTACCGACTGCTTGCTGTCCTGCGGCGGCGGGGCCTCGTCTCCCGAGACGGCGAGCCAGGTACCCAGCCCGACCGCCGCCACCAGGGCCACCGCCCCGGCGGACAGGGCCAGCCTCCGCTTGCGCGCGACCTCGGCCCGGTGCCGTGCGGAGCCCGGGCGGTGGCCGCCGGCCGGGCGCGGCACACGGGCGGTGCCCAGCGCCCCGCCGGCCAGCTCGTCCGGCCCCGGCACGCGCATCGAGGTGTGGGTGTCCCGGTTGGAGTCGGTCGCCGAGCCCGGCACCAGCGGGACCACGCCCCGCCTGCGGACCGGATCGGCCGCCGGTTCCTCCGAGGGCTCGGGGTCCGGATCCGCGTCGTCCGGCTCGTCCACGTCCAGCGGCGGCATCCCGGCCAGCATCGGCAGCAGGTCCCGCAGCCGGACCGACAGCTCCGAGGCCCGCAGCCGCGACGCCGGGGCCTTGGCCAGGCACTGCACCATCAGCTGCCACAGCTCGTCGGGGATCCCCGGCAGCGGGACGACCGTCTCCGTCACGTGCCGCCGCAGGACCGCGCCGGGGTGGCCCCCGCCGAAGGGGGTGAATCCGGCCAGCAGCTCGTAGAGGACCGTGGCCAGGGCGTATATGTCCACGGCGGCCCGCGGGGGCAGGCCCTCGACGATCTCCGGCGCCAGGTAGTCCGGGGTACCGATGATCCGGGTCGTCGGGGCCGAGGCGCGGCCCGTGGAGGCCCGCCTCGGGGAGTCGATCAGCTTGGCCACGCCGAAGTCGGTCAGCAGCGCCGGGTGCGAGCCGCCGGGGCCGAGCCGGCCCTGCATGTCCAGCAGGACGTTCTCCGGTTTGACGTCCCGGTGGACGACCCCCGCCGCGTGCGCGGCGGCCAGCGCGTCGGCGACGTCCGCGACGATCGCCACGGCCGCCTCGGGGGCCAGCCTGCGCTCACGGTCGAGGCGCGTGCGCAGGTCCGTACCGCGGACGAGGTCCATGACGAGGGCGAGGTCGTTGCCGTCCACGACGAGGTCGCGGACGGACACGACGTGCGGATGCTCCAGGCCGAGCAGCGCGCTGCGCTCCTGGACGAACCGTCCGACGAGTTCCTGGTCGGACGCGAGGTCCTCACGCAGCAGTTTGACGGCGACGGGCCCCTCAGGCCCCTCGCCCAGCCACACCGTGCCCGCGCTGCCGCGCCCCAGGATCTGGTGCGCGGTGTACCGGCTGCCGATCTTCCGTGCCACGACTGCTCCCTCAGCGGCTGGCCTACGCACCAAAGCTACGCGGCCGGGTGGGCATTGGAGGCCAGCAGGGGTCCGGATTCGCGGCGACCTTCACTTCTGCGAGCGAAATCATGTCCCAGAAGTCGACAAATCCACGAAGTCGGAGCTACGAGGGCTCTTCTCAGGGCTTGGCGGAGCCCGAGGAGCCCGCCGAGTCCCCGATCGTGCCGACCCAGTCGACGATGTTGCCGCCCCAGGTCCAGACCTGGTCCCACCAGCCCCGGCCGGTGCCGATCCACTCCTGGAGCGGGGTCAGCTCCCAGACCAGCCAGCCGGCGACGAAGAACACCAGGATCAGCACCAGGCAGCCCTTGAGGCAGCCGAGGCCGGGGATCCGCACCGGGTTGGCGCTGCGGCGGCGCGGCTCGCGCGGCTCCCGGGGGGCCGGCCGCTGCTGCGGCGGGGCCTGCGGGGGCTGCTGCTGCTGCGGGGGCTGACGGTACTGGGGCTGCGGCGGCTGGGCCTGCTGCTGGTACGGCTGCGGCTGACGCTGCTGCGGCTGGTAGTGCTGCGGCGGCGGGGGCGGCGCGTACTGCTGCTGAGGCGGCTGCTGCGGCTGGCGGTACTGGGGCTGCTGCGGCTGCTGGTACTGCTGCTGCGGGGGCGGCGGACCCTGCCGGTACTGCGGCGGCTGCTGCGGCCGGTGCTGCGGCGGGGGCGGCGCCTGCCGCTGCGGGCGGCGGCGCAGGGGGTCCTCGTTCGGGTCGAGGTACTGGATCTGCGTCTGCTCGTTGCGGTCGCGGGCGGCCTGCATCTGCGACTGCCACGGGTGGGGCGAGTCGGGCCGCTGCACCGGGGGCATCACGGAGGTCGGGTCGGCCCCGGGGCCCCCGGTGCTCGGCAGCACCGAGGTGGCGTCGGCCGCGCCGACCGGCGGCAGGACGCTGGTCATGCCGTTCGGGTCGTACGCGCCGGCCTGCGCGCCCGTGGAGGGCAGCATCTGCGTCGGGTCGGCGGCGCCGGGGGTCTCGGGGACCGGCGCCGGCGAGGGGTCGGGAGCGAGCAGCGCGCCCACGCCGAGCGCGGCCTCCACCTCGGCGGCCGAGGAGTGCACGCCGATGCCGGAGGCCACCACGCGCAGGGCGCGGGCCAGGCTCTCGGCGCTGGGGCGCTCGTTCGGCTCCTTGCGCAGGCAGCGCTCGACGACCGTCCACAGCGGCTCGGGCACGGTCTGGGGCCGCTGCGGGTCCTCGCTGAGGTGGCGGTGGAGCACTTCGAGCGCGGTGCCGCCGGCGAACGGCGGGCGGCCGGTGAGCAGCTCGTACAGGAGGATGCCGGCGCCGTAGATGTCGACCGCGGAGGTCTGCGGGCGGCCCTCGGCGGACTCGGGGGCGACATAGGCCGGGGTGCCGACGAACTCGTGGGTGCGGGTCAGGCCCGGGGAGTCGGCGAGGCGGGCGATGCCGAAGTCGGTGAGCATCGGCTTCATCTGCCCGCCGCGCTCGTCGAGCAGCACGTTGGCCGGCTTCAGGTCGCGGTGGACCACTCCGTCGGAGTGGCTGGCGGCGAGGGCGTCGGCGATCTGGGCGGTCAGCAGGCTCGCGGCGACGGGCGTGAAGGGGCCGTTCTCGCGGAGGTAGCGGTGCAGGTCCGGGCCGTCGATCAGGTCCATGACCAGGGCCAGCAGATCGCCCTCGACGACGAGGTCGCGGGTGCGCACGATGTTGGGGTGGGTCAGGCGCAGCAGGACCGAGCGCTCCCGCAGGAAGCGCATGACGATATCGGGATCCTGGGCCAGCTCCTCCTTGAGGACCTTGATGGCCACGGTCTCGCCGGGCTGTCCCGCGACGGCCGCCTCCGCGCCGGCGGCCTCCCTCTGGCGTGCACGCCAGACAGTGCCCGTGGCGCCGCGCCCGAGCGGCTCCTCGAGCAGGTACTTGCTGCCGACTGGCCGCACGTCTCGCGCTCCCCTGCTGTCGTCGGATGTGGTCGATCCGCTGATTGGTTTTCCGGCCCACTCTAGGGGGTGTCCCCCGGGAAGACGCCGGTCCCCGGAGGTTGGTTGCCGCACATATGTGCGGAGGGTGATGTTTGCGGGGTATGCCGGAGGCGATTTTCCCCGTCTTCCGCCGCCTTGGTGTCCGGATCCGGCCGGGGTCCGGCACGGGTCCCGGCACATCAAGATCATTTGTTGCCGGGTGCCGGGCGTGTTGTCCGTGACAGGTGCGAGGATGCACCTGTACGGACGGCACGGGACGGGAGCCCCGCCTTCCGGGCAGACCTGACCGGACGACGCGTCCGTGCCGGGTGGGGGGCGACCGGACGGTCATGTCACGGGATTCCCCTGCCGGGCGCACACACCGCGCACCGCGCAGAAGGGACCGCTGACGGCGATGCAGATCCGGCTGACCGTCCTTGGGTCGCGCAGCGGCCACCAGACCGCGACCGCCCCCGCGAGCTGTGACGTGCTCGTCACCGCCCCCGTCGGCACCGCTCTGGCCGCGGTCGCCTCCGGGCTCGCGGCGACCGTCGGCGGCCCCGACACCGGGGGCACGGTGGTGCTGTACGCCGGTTCCGAGCGCCTCGACCTCCAGCGGCGGGTGCTGGGCGAGCCGCCGCTCGTGGACGGCGCCGTACTGGCGCTGCACGGGCCCGTCCCGGACGTGCTGCCGGAGGACGGCCTCGGCGCGGCCCAGCTGCACGTCGTCGCCGGCCCCGACGCGGGCGGGGTGCACCTGCTGCACAGCGGTCAGATCATGGTGGGCCGCTCCGCCGACGCCGACGTCCCCCTCGACGACCCCGACGTCTCCCGGCTGCACTGCGCGGTCACGGTGATCCCGGACGGGCGGGTCGCGGTGGCCGACCTGAACTCGACGAACGGCACCACGCTGGACGGCGCCCCGGTGGGGGCCCAGCCCGTCGCCCTGCCCCCGGGTGCGCTGCTGCGGGTCGGCGAGTCCACCCTGCGGCTGGCCGCCGCGGGTGCTCCCGTACTGCCGGTGGCCCCGGACCTCCAGGGCCACCTCTCGGTCGCCGCCCGGCCCGCCCCGGAACCGCTCCCCGACGCCGGACCGTCCGCATCCGGGCCGGCCGCATCCGGGCCGACCGCACCCGGGCCGACCGCATCGGGACCGGCCCCGTCCGGGCCGACCCCGGACGCACCCGTCCCCGGCGCCCCCGCCGCCTTCCACGAAGCCGGGCCGCAGGACGCGCCGCCGAGCCCCGGGCGGCGCAAGGGCCTCGGTGCCTGGGCCCGCAAGTGGGTGCGCGGCGAGGAGCCCGCCGAGGCCCCGCGGGAACCGGCCGCCGCCGCACCCGACCCCGACGATCCCGCCGCGGTGCTGCTGGCCGCGCTGGGCCCCACCGAGCGCCTGTGGTCCCGTACGCCCGGGCACCCCGCCCTGCTGGACGTCGGGCTCGGCGCCGGGAGCCGGGTGTCCCTGCCCGCCGTCGGCGGCCTCGGGCTCGCCGGGCCCCGGGCCCGGCTGGCCGGAGTCGCCCGGTGGGTGGTGGCGCAGCTGGCGGCACTGCACGCTCCGGGGCAGCTGGAGATCGTGCTCGTCTCCGCCGACCGGGCGCGCGGCCTCGCCGACCGGCGGCGCGACTGGGGCTGGCTCGGCTGGCTGCCCCACGTACGCCCCGCGCACGGCCAGGACTGCCGGCTGCTGCTCGCCTACGACCGCGACCAGGCGACCGCCCGCACGGGTGAGCTGACCCGGCGCCTCGACGAGGGCCCGCTGGGCGTGCACTGGGCCGCCGCCGACGCCGGTCAGGTCCGGCGGGCCGCCGCCGTCTACGAGGGCCCGTACACGCTCGTCGTCCTGGACGGCGATCCCGGGGCCGGCCCGCTGCGCGACATCACCGGGCGGCTCGCCTCGCACGGCCCGGCCGCCGGGATCCACGTGCTCGTGCTCGCCGAGGCCCCGGCCGCCACCCCCGCCTCGCCGGTCGAGGAGACGTACGAGGCCGCCTGCGCGAGCTCCCCGGCGTTCCGGGACTGCGGCGCGGTCGCCCTGCTCAGCGGCGATGTGGCCACGGCCGTACGCACCTTCACGATCAGCGGTGGCC encodes:
- the ftsE gene encoding cell division ATP-binding protein FtsE produces the protein MIRFDSVSKSYPKQSRPALREVSLDIAKGEFVFLVGSSGSGKSTFLRLILREERASHGQVHVLGKDLAKLSNWKVPQMRRQLGTVFQDFRLLPNKTVAENVAFAQEVIGKPRGEIRKAVPQVLELVGLGGKEERMPGELSGGEQQRVAIARAFVNRPALLIADEPTGNLDPQTSVGIMKLLDRINRTGTTVIMATHDQQIVDQMRKRVIELEQGRLVRDQSRGVYGYQH
- the prfB gene encoding peptide chain release factor 2, translated to MAVVDVSEELKSLSSTMGSIEAVLDLDKLRAEIAVLEEQAAAPSLWDDPEAAQKITSKLSHLQAEVRKTETLRGRIDDLGVLFDLAQEMDDADTLAEAEAELVSVRKALDEMEVRTLLSGEYAEREALVNIRAEAGGVDASDFAERLQRMYLRWAERHGYSTEIYETSYAEEAGIKSTTFVVKAPYAYGTLSVEQGTHRLVRISPFDNQGRRQTSFAGVEVLPVVETSDHVEIDEAELRVDVYRASGPGGQGVNTTDSAVRITHIPTGIVVSCQNERSQIQNKASAMNVLQAKLLERRRQEEKDKMDALKDGGSSWGNQMRSYVLHPYQMVKDLRTEFEVGNPQAVLDGEIDGFLEAGIRWRKQQEQTA
- a CDS encoding isopenicillin N synthase family dioxygenase translates to MPSAHTLPVLDLSQADDPAQRADFLKQLHAAARDTGFLHLTGHGVTAAESARILEVTKAFFALPEADRLAVSNLNSPHFRGYTRIGHELTGGASDWRDQLDVGAERPAPVVGPDDPAFLWLEGPNQWPDALPELRTVVLDWQARLAAVAHRLLQELLVSIGAPADFFDEAFADRPHLHTKLIRYPGSAPSGADQGVGAHKDYGFLTLLLQDSVGGLQVVRDGGYVDVPPMPGAFVVNLGELLEIATEGYLTATDHRVVSPPGAVERYSVPFFYNPRLDAVIETVPGDYLRSAPGVAHDESNPLHAEYGRNELKGWVRAHPAVARRWHPELASV
- a CDS encoding serine/threonine-protein kinase, whose amino-acid sequence is MARKIGSRYTAHQILGRGSAGTVWLGEGPEGPVAVKLLREDLASDQELVGRFVQERSALLGLEHPHVVSVRDLVVDGNDLALVMDLVRGTDLRTRLDRERRLAPEAAVAIVADVADALAAAHAAGVVHRDVKPENVLLDMQGRLGPGGSHPALLTDFGVAKLIDSPRRASTGRASAPTTRIIGTPDYLAPEIVEGLPPRAAVDIYALATVLYELLAGFTPFGGGHPGAVLRRHVTETVVPLPGIPDELWQLMVQCLAKAPASRLRASELSVRLRDLLPMLAGMPPLDVDEPDDADPDPEPSEEPAADPVRRRGVVPLVPGSATDSNRDTHTSMRVPGPDELAGGALGTARVPRPAGGHRPGSARHRAEVARKRRLALSAGAVALVAAVGLGTWLAVSGDEAPPPQDSKQSVPRVP
- a CDS encoding serine/threonine-protein kinase, whose amino-acid sequence is MRPVGSKYLLEEPLGRGATGTVWRARQREAAGAEAAVAGQPGETVAIKVLKEELAQDPDIVMRFLRERSVLLRLTHPNIVRTRDLVVEGDLLALVMDLIDGPDLHRYLRENGPFTPVAASLLTAQIADALAASHSDGVVHRDLKPANVLLDERGGQMKPMLTDFGIARLADSPGLTRTHEFVGTPAYVAPESAEGRPQTSAVDIYGAGILLYELLTGRPPFAGGTALEVLHRHLSEDPQRPQTVPEPLWTVVERCLRKEPNERPSAESLARALRVVASGIGVHSSAAEVEAALGVGALLAPDPSPAPVPETPGAADPTQMLPSTGAQAGAYDPNGMTSVLPPVGAADATSVLPSTGGPGADPTSVMPPVQRPDSPHPWQSQMQAARDRNEQTQIQYLDPNEDPLRRRPQRQAPPPPQHRPQQPPQYRQGPPPPQQQYQQPQQPQYRQPQQPPQQQYAPPPPPQHYQPQQRQPQPYQQQAQPPQPQYRQPPQQQQPPQAPPQQRPAPREPREPRRRSANPVRIPGLGCLKGCLVLILVFFVAGWLVWELTPLQEWIGTGRGWWDQVWTWGGNIVDWVGTIGDSAGSSGSAKP
- a CDS encoding FtsK/SpoIIIE domain-containing protein, whose protein sequence is MQIRLTVLGSRSGHQTATAPASCDVLVTAPVGTALAAVASGLAATVGGPDTGGTVVLYAGSERLDLQRRVLGEPPLVDGAVLALHGPVPDVLPEDGLGAAQLHVVAGPDAGGVHLLHSGQIMVGRSADADVPLDDPDVSRLHCAVTVIPDGRVAVADLNSTNGTTLDGAPVGAQPVALPPGALLRVGESTLRLAAAGAPVLPVAPDLQGHLSVAARPAPEPLPDAGPSASGPAASGPTAPGPTASGPAPSGPTPDAPVPGAPAAFHEAGPQDAPPSPGRRKGLGAWARKWVRGEEPAEAPREPAAAAPDPDDPAAVLLAALGPTERLWSRTPGHPALLDVGLGAGSRVSLPAVGGLGLAGPRARLAGVARWVVAQLAALHAPGQLEIVLVSADRARGLADRRRDWGWLGWLPHVRPAHGQDCRLLLAYDRDQATARTGELTRRLDEGPLGVHWAAADAGQVRRAAAVYEGPYTLVVLDGDPGAGPLRDITGRLASHGPAAGIHVLVLAEAPAATPASPVEETYEAACASSPAFRDCGAVALLSGDVATAVRTFTISGGRPVPAGGTATTDAVSAAWAERFARALAPLRTAEGGCAEPHRPAAAALPATARLLDELGLARATPASLMARWAAATDQGQGVGGLAEIVLGSGRRGPVGTELVHDGPHLLIEGPAGSGRTELLRSVAASLSAAARPDRLGLLLLDGAGGERGDGLLPCTELPHVCAHLVASDPLRMREFAQALGAELKRRSELLEDMSFAEWHAQREVSDRMVSPRRPTPGEQRGDLDPQRTGTLRLRAATTRTEPPGPSPLPRLVVLVDDLDALVAPGLGSTGRPAAGSVVRALEAVAREGARLGVHLVAASARPDRTADTGLARLATLRVELDAPDQPGPGRGLLRFGDGRTVPFQAGRVTGRIPRTATQRPTVVPVEWERMGDPPARRPVRELGNGPTDLALLASALDRASHLVSAIPVLFPPAP